Within Enterobacter sp. RHBSTW-00175, the genomic segment TGTCGTCAGACTTTCACTCTGTAATACCTGTAGAGGATCGGAAGAAAAACTATTCACCACATTGGAAGTCAACTGATGGCGCGGCTGCATCCCTGGATATTCCGGCTGGCCATCCGTGGAAATCAGCGCCTCCACCAGACTTTCGCGATGCGTCACAATGCTTTCCGGTGTTGCCATCTGCTCGTCATAACTGACGCGCTTCCCCTCATGCAGGAAGACTTTCAGTACCAGCGCGCCGATGCTTATTTCATCTCCCTGACGAAGACGTACCAGACCTGCATCAACTGACACCGGTGCAAGGTTGATCATCAGCCCCGGCATCAGGCAACGTAGACAGAATGCGCCATCATGTCGGACAACGGCGCAAGCGTGTTCCGCAATAGATCCCGTGGTGTCCTGCACAGACCAGTGGCAGCCTTCTGCATGACCAATCTCGCCACCATCGCCGGAAAAAAGGCACCTCGCGGCACGCCCGCTTTCCAGTTCATTGCCATTCATCACCTGTAATGTCAGTGATGCATTGCCGCGTTGTTGTTCCGTAACCACAGACTGCTCCATAAAATTACTCCCTGATGTGGAGTGTGACGTAAGGCGGTGTCTTTGGCTGACCGATGAAACCAGTGCGGCCCAGACAGGTACTGGATTTGTCTCCCAGCTGCATTCCCTTCGCCTGCTCCGGAGCCAGGCACAGCTGTAAATCCCACGCAAACTGGTCGCGCAGCAAAAAAGAGATAAACATCTGTAGCGCCTGATGGTGTTCACCATCAGGCAAAAATGACAGATAACGCTCCATCGGCAGGTTACCTATTCGCAGCAGGAACTTACCGCTGCGATCGGGCACCCGTGCGCCGAGCGTGAAATTGATACCCAGCACGGAGCGTCCGACCACATACCCGGTGGTGCGCGTCTTAGGATTACGCGACCCCAGCTGATTCTGCTGCGATGGTTCAATGGCAACCTTACGCAGTTGCCAACTGTCAATCGTGACATCTGGCAAATCAAAACAGTGAGAGACCAGGTTACATACCACATCCGGAGACCGCCCTGGCGTTGCCAGCACGCCAGCATAGGCCAGCATCTTGCTGTGATTGATAGCCAGCTTATTTCGCATCTGCGGATCCCCCAGCCCCACCAGGGAGTACATGCGCTGCGAAAACGTATCCGTTCCACCATTGCGAAAACAGATGTAATAGCGATACTTACGCCAGGCGTGGTAAGCAAACTGTGTCCAGCGATGGCTAAACAGATCGAGGAATTCTTTCAACCCCTCTTCATTCTGAGCTGACTCCCGCGCCATCCGATCCAGGTAATAACCCGGCAGCGGCGACTGGCTACCGGAAAAACCGAGAAACCGCGTGGTTAACGCAAACTGTCCGACCTCAGTGCGCTCAAGCGTAGTTAAATCGTTGCCAGGGAAAGTAATGGCGGCATCAGATTTGAATAGCACCACCTCCTTTTCAGGCTCGGTCCGCAGGGAGGGCTCCTGGCTGGGTTCACCACAACGTCGATACAGCGACTCCAACAGCACATAGAAATTCATGCTGCGTACATCTTCCGGAAGCGGTATTTTCTTCGCTACATCAGGGCGTGCTGACCACTGCTCTGCCATTCCCAGGCCTCCTGACTTTCCGTGTTTATAATTTTCAGACAGTGGAACGAGTTGATACTTGCGTACAATGCAAAGAACTGTGACAGCACAGTTCCCAGCAGATACACCTCACCCTCACAGACAAACGGAGCGGGATTGATCCACAGCGTGGTGGCAAGCCCTCTGACTGGAACGCCTTTAAACAACCTGTCCACAGGCGTTGTTTCCATCTTCTCAATGGCATCAAGCTTTTGTCGGGAGAGTCTGGCCTGCTGCGGGTGATGAACGCCCGGCAGGTCAAAGGTGCGCAAGATCTGCACCAACGCATCCCTGTCCAGCAGAGATAGGTAGTTCAGGTTCATACTTGAGATCAGCGACCAATGCATATCGCCGTCCATGACCGGATATAGCGGCCGCGTCGGACGCGTGATGTTGCGGAAAGAAGCCACTGACGGATTTTTACCGATGGCAACGCAGATATCGCCGGTATGCAGTTCCGTTGGGAGCATCCGATTGGTGCAGACCAGCGAAACACTGAGAGTTTCACCACCTAGTTGTGAAGAATTTGGCTGGCTACCGTCCGCATGAACAAGTGCAATACTGTGCTCCAGACCACGATGAAACAGCGAGGTTTTTGCCCGATGATGCCAGTAGATAACCTCACGCCGACGACTGTATTCTGTCTGATGATTAAAACTCTCAAACTCTGGCCAGGGACGCGATGCACCTGAACCCTTCTGTCCGGGGATAACTCCGGATGCCACTACTTTGCTTGAGACGGACTGCACACGGAAAATATCGTAGGCTTCCGGATGCTGATGGCTGGCACGTAACGGATATACAGGTGAGCGGCTATCCGGAGTGACTGGCTCTGCATGATGCAAAAACAGATTAACCGCCGGAGCACAAAACAGATTCAGGGAACTCTGCCGTAATTTGACATTCACGGGTAATGGTTGATTAAAACGCAGACGTAACGTAAATGTGCCGCCGTGAAAATCATCCGGCAACGAAGTGGCATCACGCAGATGAAAGAAGAAAAAGCTCTCTGGGTAACAGAAATACTCCTGGAGAACCCGGTAGCCATTGTGAACATTTTTAGGCCACGGTAATAGAGCATCATCACGCTCAAACCCGGCGGGGTCCAGCCACAGACTTGGTAACGGTATGCGGCGTTCGTCCATAATGAGTTCAGCATTCTTCAGACGTTCACTGAACCACAAGTACAGCTGGTAGCGAGTATAATCATCGTTATTACCTAGCCAGAACGTGATTTTGTTTAAATCCAGTGCACTGGAAGACACACCATCTTCAGTAACAAAATCAACATCAATAATACCTTCTTCAAGACTGCTAATATTGCGCACATCCATTATCCGCAAAGGTTGCAGCCACATGTCACGTGCCAGCGTAAAATGGCAGACGGGAGGGAGAACAGTCTCAATATTTTCCAGGACTTTTCGCCCTGACGAGGACATTCGGACGGCGCCTGAGCTGATCTGCTCATCACGTAATATCTGAACAGGTGCTTTTATATTGTTTTCAGGTTCGTACTCAATCACCGACATAGCCGGAACCGGGCGCAGGTAGTTAGGCCATAACATCCGGATGATCCCGTGCGTAAACTCCGGAAACTCATCCTCGAGCTTTTGCCGCAGTGCACCAGACAGAAAAGCGAACGCCTCAAGCAAGCGCTCCACGTCCGGGTCGCCCTCTTTCTCGGCAAGAAAACGGGCCAGGTACGGTTTTTCCTTCGCCAGCAATTTGCCCAACTGGCGAAGATAATCCAATTCTTCCTGGTAGTAACGTTCTTCAAAAGCCACAATACTCACTCCACCTGATAGCGCTGGTGGTTATCCAGCAGGATGTCAAATTCCAGGACATCCGTTGCATCAGCAAAACTAACCTGTGCCACAATATGAAAGCGCAGCTCCAGCGGAGAATAACCATCCGCTGTGGCGGCAATCACCACCGTCTCTGCGATCCGCGGTTCATAACGCAGAATACAGTCACGGATCCCCTGGCCAACCGCTTGACGAAAATCACTGGATACCAGAGCCTCATCATTTAAATCGGCGATCCCCAACTCTGGTGAGCCATAACAGCTGCCGGAACGGGTATTGAAGATGTTTTGCAAATTATTCCTGATGGAATGCAGCAATGCCGTCTTCGTGTTTTGGCGCGGCGATAACGCAACTGAATCACCAATACGCTCAAACAAACTTCCCCCGATACTCCGTTCCGTCATCACGACTACTCCTTGTCCAGACGGCCGACCAACGACAGCTCAAAGCTAGCGCCCATATACTTGAAATGTGGACGCACTGAAAGCGCTACCTGATACCAGCCCGGCTCACCTTCAACATCCAGCACTTCTATTTTCGCCTGGCGCAGCGGCTTACGACTGCGAACATCTGCAGGCGGGTTCTCCTGGTCAGCAACGTACTGGCGTATCCAGGTATTCAGCTGGTTCTCCAGGTCCCCACGCTCCTTCCACGAGCCAATCTGCTCGCGCTGCAACACCTTGATATAGTGTGCCAGGCGGTTGATGATGAAGAGATAAGGCAGTTGCGTACCCAGCTTATAGTTGGTCTCCGCTTCCTTGCCTTCAGGGGTATTTGGGAACACTTTCGGTTTCTGCACCGAGTTGGCCGAGAAAAATGCTGCGCTGTCACTACCTTTACGCATAGTCAGAGAAATAAAGCCTTCTTCCGCCAGCTCGTATTCACGACGGTCCGTAATCAGAACTTCGGTTGGGATTTTTGCCTGTATCTGCCCCATTGCCTCATACAAATGGACGGGTAAGTCCCTCACCGCGCCGCCGTTCTGCGGACCGATGATATTCGGACACCAGCGGTATTTTACGAAGCTCTCTGCCATATTTGCGGCCAGTAGAAACGCTGTATTCCCCCAAAGATAATCATCGTGGCTGCGGCTAACGTTCTCGCGATAGTTAAAGCTCTTCACTGGATTTTCACCTGGTGCATAAGGCTGACGCAGCAGGAAACGCGGAGCCGTCAGGCCCAGATAGCGTGAGTCCTCAGATTCGCGCAGGGAACGCCATTTGGTGTAAACCGGGCCTTCGAAAATCAGACTGATATCCTTAATACCCTGCAACTCAGTCCAGGACTCAAGGCCGAGGAATTCGGGGGCAACCGATGACAGAAACGGTGCGTGTGCCATCGCACTGACCGCGCTGACATATTGCAGTAGTTTCAGATCCGCCGCGTTATTGGCAAACGCATAATTGCCGACAACCGCTGCGACAGGTTCACCGCCAAACTGGCCGTATCCGCTGGAATAAACATGCTTATAGAAACCAGACTGGGTGATCTCTGGGGCGAATTCGAAATCGTCGAGCAATTCTTCCTTCGTCACATGCAGCAGGTGGATTTTGATATTTTCCCGCGTATCTGACCGCTCCACTAGCATCTTCAGGGAGCGCAGAAACGACTCCAGTTCCTGAAACTCTGAGGAGTGGAGAATAAGATCCAGTTGCCGGCCCATACGCTCATCGATATCAGCAATCATGGCATTCACCGCCAGAATATCGGCGGATTCGGCTTCATGCTGCAACAACGCGGAGATAAAGGCGGTTACACCCTGACGGGCAATATCGTAACTTTCAGACTCAGGCTGAAAACGGCTCTGGGCCATAATGTTATCCAGCAGAGACCCTGTGGTCGCAGGTCCGGCGCTGACGGGGGTAACTTCTTCCTGTAGAGACATAGTGAAATCCTTGTGCAAGATTATTTCTGACCAGCGAGGCCCAGTTCCCGAATCAGCTGTTTGCGGGTTTCTTCATTCCCCAACAACGCCTGTAACTGAGCGCGAAAAGCAGGAATATTGCCCATCGGACCTTTCAGTGCGACCAGCGCCTCGCGGAGCTCCAGCAGTTTTTTCAGTTCAGGTACATTGGCGGCAACATTGTCCGGTGAGAGATCGGCCATCGATTTTACTTTCAGGCTGATGTCCATCCGGGCGTCAGCAGTATCACTGAGTGCCGACGACACAGTGAAATTCCGTCCGATACCGGACTCTGCAATTACCGCATCAAAGTTATTTTTGTTAATAGAAACTGGCTGGCGCTCATCCAGCGGTGTGTTATCTACCTGACCTTTCAGGTCGCCAGTGATCAACAGATTAAGTGGCAGTTCCACCTCTGCCGTTTGTCCCTCAACCCTCGGAAGATATCGAATATTAATACGTTCTTTAGGTGCAATACTGCCATCTTTATGGTTGCTCATAATGATTTGTCCATTTGGTTATCTATGAATTCCGTTCAGGCCACAGAAAGGTATAACTACCCGCACTACAAAGGCATTCAGGATACTATTCTCGCGACAATAAAAAGGTAAAGCACAATTTTCAAAACATATGATACTCGCAGCACAAAAATTATAAAACACCTTTACATAATTCCTTAAATGTTTATTGTGCTGATTAAACCCTATATCAGAGCCTATTCAAAGAAAGACGACACACAAAGAACAAAATACGTAACATATTGTTTTTTATGTTAATTAAAAAATATGAAAAATAATCGAGATGTTGATATATAGTTTTCATAAATAATTACCACGTATTTCATTCGCAGTGGTTTTGGTTGATAACAAAAAAATCCACATCAATATAATATTTTTCATGATACTGCTATGGTTTTTTTGTTCCTGACGTCCGTTTTTGTACTTTTTGTTTCCATAAAAAACAGACATTAAGAAAACCCTTATATTCTGGAAGCCATGGAAATAATTTCCAGTAGTGATGCTCACTCCGAGCAAATTAAGCAAAGGAGCTATATATGCCAACACCATGTTACATTTCAATTAAAGGACAAACCCAGGGACTTATTACTGACCGGGCTTTTACCGCAGAATCTGTGGGTAATATTTATGTCCAGGGCCACGAAGACGAAATGCTGGTTCAGGAGTTCAGTCATAAGGTAACTGTGCCGACGGATCCACAGTCCGGGCAGCCTTCGGGCCAGCGTGCGCACAAGCCCTTCATCTTTACCGTAGCACTGAACAAAGCCGTCCCATTGCTGTACAACGCGCTGGCTTCAGGTGAAATGTTACCTACCACCGAACTGCACTGGTATCGCACTTCTGTTGAAGGCAAACAGGAGCACTTCTTCACCACTCGTCTGACCGACTCCACGATTGTGAATATCGACTGCAATATGCCGCACTGTCAGGACGATACCAAACGCGAGTTCACTCAGTTGGTTGAGGTCTCGCTGGCCTATCGCAAAATCGAATGGGAGCACGTATCAGCCGGCACTTCCGGTGCTGACGACTGGCGTGCACCGCTAGAAGCATAAGCGTTAATCCACAGCATTCCGCTTTAAGGGTGGAATGCTGTTTTTCCATATCACGCGACAAAAGTTGTTTCAGTATAGGGTTACGTTTTATCACGGGAGATGGCGGACGCCGGAGACTTCGGCGGTAGCGTGCCTGAAAACGAGCATAACACTTTACGGTCATTTCATTGTTGCACGTCAGGGAGGAATATATGCCATTAAAAGGCTTACGTTTTACGCTGGAC encodes:
- the tssC gene encoding type VI secretion system contractile sheath large subunit; amino-acid sequence: MSLQEEVTPVSAGPATTGSLLDNIMAQSRFQPESESYDIARQGVTAFISALLQHEAESADILAVNAMIADIDERMGRQLDLILHSSEFQELESFLRSLKMLVERSDTRENIKIHLLHVTKEELLDDFEFAPEITQSGFYKHVYSSGYGQFGGEPVAAVVGNYAFANNAADLKLLQYVSAVSAMAHAPFLSSVAPEFLGLESWTELQGIKDISLIFEGPVYTKWRSLRESEDSRYLGLTAPRFLLRQPYAPGENPVKSFNYRENVSRSHDDYLWGNTAFLLAANMAESFVKYRWCPNIIGPQNGGAVRDLPVHLYEAMGQIQAKIPTEVLITDRREYELAEEGFISLTMRKGSDSAAFFSANSVQKPKVFPNTPEGKEAETNYKLGTQLPYLFIINRLAHYIKVLQREQIGSWKERGDLENQLNTWIRQYVADQENPPADVRSRKPLRQAKIEVLDVEGEPGWYQVALSVRPHFKYMGASFELSLVGRLDKE
- the tssF gene encoding type VI secretion system baseplate subunit TssF, which encodes MAFEERYYQEELDYLRQLGKLLAKEKPYLARFLAEKEGDPDVERLLEAFAFLSGALRQKLEDEFPEFTHGIIRMLWPNYLRPVPAMSVIEYEPENNIKAPVQILRDEQISSGAVRMSSSGRKVLENIETVLPPVCHFTLARDMWLQPLRIMDVRNISSLEEGIIDVDFVTEDGVSSSALDLNKITFWLGNNDDYTRYQLYLWFSERLKNAELIMDERRIPLPSLWLDPAGFERDDALLPWPKNVHNGYRVLQEYFCYPESFFFFHLRDATSLPDDFHGGTFTLRLRFNQPLPVNVKLRQSSLNLFCAPAVNLFLHHAEPVTPDSRSPVYPLRASHQHPEAYDIFRVQSVSSKVVASGVIPGQKGSGASRPWPEFESFNHQTEYSRRREVIYWHHRAKTSLFHRGLEHSIALVHADGSQPNSSQLGGETLSVSLVCTNRMLPTELHTGDICVAIGKNPSVASFRNITRPTRPLYPVMDGDMHWSLISSMNLNYLSLLDRDALVQILRTFDLPGVHHPQQARLSRQKLDAIEKMETTPVDRLFKGVPVRGLATTLWINPAPFVCEGEVYLLGTVLSQFFALYASINSFHCLKIINTESQEAWEWQSSGQHALM
- the tssB gene encoding type VI secretion system contractile sheath small subunit, which produces MSNHKDGSIAPKERINIRYLPRVEGQTAEVELPLNLLITGDLKGQVDNTPLDERQPVSINKNNFDAVIAESGIGRNFTVSSALSDTADARMDISLKVKSMADLSPDNVAANVPELKKLLELREALVALKGPMGNIPAFRAQLQALLGNEETRKQLIRELGLAGQK
- the tssE gene encoding type VI secretion system baseplate subunit TssE, whose translation is MTERSIGGSLFERIGDSVALSPRQNTKTALLHSIRNNLQNIFNTRSGSCYGSPELGIADLNDEALVSSDFRQAVGQGIRDCILRYEPRIAETVVIAATADGYSPLELRFHIVAQVSFADATDVLEFDILLDNHQRYQVE
- a CDS encoding Hcp family type VI secretion system effector translates to MPTPCYISIKGQTQGLITDRAFTAESVGNIYVQGHEDEMLVQEFSHKVTVPTDPQSGQPSGQRAHKPFIFTVALNKAVPLLYNALASGEMLPTTELHWYRTSVEGKQEHFFTTRLTDSTIVNIDCNMPHCQDDTKREFTQLVEVSLAYRKIEWEHVSAGTSGADDWRAPLEA
- the tssG gene encoding type VI secretion system baseplate subunit TssG, which produces MAEQWSARPDVAKKIPLPEDVRSMNFYVLLESLYRRCGEPSQEPSLRTEPEKEVVLFKSDAAITFPGNDLTTLERTEVGQFALTTRFLGFSGSQSPLPGYYLDRMARESAQNEEGLKEFLDLFSHRWTQFAYHAWRKYRYYICFRNGGTDTFSQRMYSLVGLGDPQMRNKLAINHSKMLAYAGVLATPGRSPDVVCNLVSHCFDLPDVTIDSWQLRKVAIEPSQQNQLGSRNPKTRTTGYVVGRSVLGINFTLGARVPDRSGKFLLRIGNLPMERYLSFLPDGEHHQALQMFISFLLRDQFAWDLQLCLAPEQAKGMQLGDKSSTCLGRTGFIGQPKTPPYVTLHIRE